The Plectropomus leopardus isolate mb chromosome 7, YSFRI_Pleo_2.0, whole genome shotgun sequence genome window below encodes:
- the LOC121946237 gene encoding uncharacterized protein LOC121946237 isoform X1, translated as MSVTMSKADGVTVFTVTSDSKSVCPPMCGILRDLCYSPACCSVSQRLRRVQRSSQSILGALHFMVGLLNIGLGVILCCNYGTAWWHMTRTLFPLWFGGVFMLFGVVGILSDKFPSVCLVILNVILNLIGVAVAIAAIVLYSCNLSNTRVWLSCFNDYYYGRRYITTPSTRKWSMLEKCLEGRKLIMMLLTGMNAVLIFLSFLELCLVISSAVMSIKALRSREKEENKQIGEPENLPEPLPEVTSHPVS; from the exons ATGTCTGTGACCATGTCGAAGGCTGACGGGGTCACCGtgttcactgtgacctctgactCCAAAAGTGTTTGTCCTCCAATGTGTGGAATCCTCAGAGATCTTTGCTACAGTCCCGCGTGCTGCTCTGTGTCTCAGCGCCTGAGGAGGGTCCAGAGATCTTCTCAGTCAATACTGGGG GCTCTGCACTTTATGGTTGGGCTGCTCAACATCGGCCTCGGAGTGATCCTCTGTTGCAATTACGGTACCGCTTGGTGGCACATGACAAGAACCTTGTTTCCTTTATGGTTTGGAGGAGTG TTTATGTTGTTTGGCGTCGTTGGCATTTTGTCTGACAAGTTCCCGAGTGTATGTCTG GTCATCCTCAATGTGATCCTGAATCTAATAGGAGTTGCTGTTGCCATTGCAGCGATTGTGCTCTACAGCTGCAATTTGTCAAACACGCGAGTGTGGTTGAGCTGTTTCAATGATTACTATTATGGCCGCAGATACATTACAACTCCATCTACTAGGAAGTGGAGCATGTTGGAGAAATGCTTGGAGGGAAGAAAGCTGATCATG ATGCTCTTGACCGGCATGAATGCTGTGCTGATTTTCCTGTCATTCCTGGAGCTCTGCCTCGTCATCAGCTCCGCCGTCATGAGCATCAAGGCTCTGAGAAGCCGTGAGAAGGAAGAAAACAAG caGATTGGTGAGCCAGAAAATTTGCCTGAACCACTGCCTGAAGTCACCAGTCACCCTGTTTCCTAA
- the LOC121945673 gene encoding uncharacterized protein LOC121945673, with product MTVISVAADRKSVFPSLCQILKALCCSSVCRGPIQTTVTTAFGTLQIMVGLFNIGLGPGRTSTNPGDLTSLGAAYWLGSVFILVGIMSISAGQSPSPCLMGFTVFMNISGAIFAITAIVLYAINVANSSLLWMCERSTKNADHYGDGCINVALFAQRLLTSMDVTMIAMAVLQLGVCIRYTILGIRFLTSEMTKEEVDVEVIPPSPDA from the exons ATGACCGTCATCTCTGTGGCAGCTGACCGCAAAAGCGTGTTTCCATCACTCTGCCAAATCCTGAAGGCTCTTTGCTGCAGCTCGGTGTGCCGGGGGCCGATACAGACTACTGTCACTACAGCATTTGGG ACTTTGCAGATCATGGTTGGCCTGTTCAACATCGGACTCGGCCCTGGACGAACAAGCACAAATCCCGGAGATCTGACCAGTTTGGGAGCTGCTTATTGGCTGGGCTCTGTG TTCATACTAGTTGGAATCATGTCCATTTCAGCCGGACAGTCCCCGTCTCCCTGCTTG ATGGGCTTCACCGTATTCATGAACATTTCCGGAGCTATCTTTGCCATTACGGCCATCGTGCTGTATGCCATCAACGTGGCAAATTCCTCTCTCCTGTGGATGTGTGAGCGCAGCACTAAAAATGCTGATCATTACGGTGACGGCTGCATAAATGTGGCACTCTTTGCCCAG AGACTGTTGACATCCATGGACGTCACGATGATCGCCATGGCGGTTCTTCAGCTCGGTGTCTGTATTAGGTACACCATTCTGGGCATCAGGTTCTTGACCAGTGAGATGACGAAGGAAGAG GTTGATGTTGAAGTCATCCCGCCCAGTCCTGACGCTTAA
- the LOC121945939 gene encoding uncharacterized protein LOC121945939, translated as MSVTVVKDETGVTVITVEADKKSMLSPLCQILKTLCYSPTCCSVHKGLMRTSVTAALGTIQIMGGLFNIAVGPGRSYMYSPDERGVIAAHWLGAMFIATGIMSLLAGGFPSLFLMVFAVILNIVGSILAFAGCVLYAIGVTTAHVIPICEMHRVINQSYAQACRAVAFHFLGLVTIIDLTMVVLAVLLLCVCISFAVLGIKAVVNRKKEEVGKEDQPQQLKEVLLTSPDA; from the exons ATGTCCGTCACTGTTGTCAAAGACGAAACTGGAGTGACTGTGATCACTGTGGaggctgacaaaaaaagcatgttgtcACCGCTGTGTCAAATCCTCAAGACTCTTTGCTACAGTCCGACATGCTGCTCAGTGCATAAGGGGCTGATGAGGACCAGTGTGACTGCAGCTCTCGGG ACTATACAGATCATGGGGGGCCTGTTCAACATCGCAGTGGGGCCAGGACGATCATACATGTATTCTCCGGACGAGAGGGGGGTTATTGCTGCTCACTGGCTGGGAGCTAtg TTCATCGCAACAGGAATCATGTCCCTTCTAGCTGGCGGGTTCCCCTCTCTTTTCTTG atgGTCTTTGCTGTGATTTTGAACATAGTCGGATCTATCCTGGCATTTGCTGGCTGTGTGCTGTATGCCATAGGTGTCACAACTGCGCATGTCATACCGATATGTGAAATGCACCGGGTCATCAATCAAAGTTATGCTCAAGCTTGCAGAGCTGTGGCATTTCATTTCTTG GGTTTGGTGACAATCATAGACTTGACGATGGTCGTCCTGGCAGTTCTCCTGCTGTGCGTCTGCATCAGCTTTGCTGTTCTGGGCATCAAGGCGGTGGTCAACAGGAAGAAGGAAGAG GTTGGCAAAGAAGATCAGCCGCAACAGTTGAAGGAAGTTCTTCTGACCAGTCCTGATGCTTAA
- the LOC121946237 gene encoding uncharacterized protein LOC121946237 isoform X2, whose translation MSVTMSKADGVTVFTVTSDSKSVCPPMCGILRDLCYSPACCSVSQRLRRVQRSSQSILGALHFMVGLLNIGLGVILCCNYGTAWWHMTRTLFPLWFGGVFMLFGVVGILSDKFPSVCLVILNVILNLIGVAVAIAAIVLYSCNLSNTRVWLSCFNDYYYGRRYITTPSTRKWSMLEKCLEGRKLIMMLLTGMNAVLIFLSFLELCLVISSAVMSIKALRSREKEENKIGEPENLPEPLPEVTSHPVS comes from the exons ATGTCTGTGACCATGTCGAAGGCTGACGGGGTCACCGtgttcactgtgacctctgactCCAAAAGTGTTTGTCCTCCAATGTGTGGAATCCTCAGAGATCTTTGCTACAGTCCCGCGTGCTGCTCTGTGTCTCAGCGCCTGAGGAGGGTCCAGAGATCTTCTCAGTCAATACTGGGG GCTCTGCACTTTATGGTTGGGCTGCTCAACATCGGCCTCGGAGTGATCCTCTGTTGCAATTACGGTACCGCTTGGTGGCACATGACAAGAACCTTGTTTCCTTTATGGTTTGGAGGAGTG TTTATGTTGTTTGGCGTCGTTGGCATTTTGTCTGACAAGTTCCCGAGTGTATGTCTG GTCATCCTCAATGTGATCCTGAATCTAATAGGAGTTGCTGTTGCCATTGCAGCGATTGTGCTCTACAGCTGCAATTTGTCAAACACGCGAGTGTGGTTGAGCTGTTTCAATGATTACTATTATGGCCGCAGATACATTACAACTCCATCTACTAGGAAGTGGAGCATGTTGGAGAAATGCTTGGAGGGAAGAAAGCTGATCATG ATGCTCTTGACCGGCATGAATGCTGTGCTGATTTTCCTGTCATTCCTGGAGCTCTGCCTCGTCATCAGCTCCGCCGTCATGAGCATCAAGGCTCTGAGAAGCCGTGAGAAGGAAGAAAACAAG ATTGGTGAGCCAGAAAATTTGCCTGAACCACTGCCTGAAGTCACCAGTCACCCTGTTTCCTAA
- the LOC121945940 gene encoding uncharacterized protein LOC121945940 — translation MSFTVVKDNKVTVVTVVADQKSILPPLCQILKTLCYSPTCCSVDKGLMQTSVTAGLGTVQIMVGLFNIGLGPGRTYIQPQDLPHLAAAYWLGAAFIIAGITTLVAGQFPSLCLVVFAVLMNIIGAIFAIIGIVLYGKDIAETSVYSMCLAWFIKLYHVRDNCGDVAAIAQYLLGAVDIALIVMAVLQLCVCISFAALGIKALINRKKEEGDVEGQQTQLKDVLLTSPGA, via the exons ATGTCCTTCACTGTTGTCAAAGACAATAAGGTGACTGTGGTCACTGTGGTGGCTGACCAGAAGAGCATATTGCCTCCGCTGTGCCAAATCTTGAAGACTCTTTGCTACAGTCCGACGTGCTGCTCAGTGGATAAGGGGCTGATGCAGACCAGTGTGACTGCAGGTCTCGGG ACTGTACAGATCATGGTGGGGCTGTTCAACATCGGACTTGGGCCTGGACGAACATACATACAACCTCAGGATCTGCCTCATTTGGCTGCTGCATACTGGCTGGGTGCTGCG TTCATCATCGCTGGAATCACGACCCTTGTTGCCGGGCAGTTTCCCTCTCTTTGTTtg GTAGTCTTTGCCGTATTGATGAACATCATCGGAGCCATTTTCGCCATTATTGGCATTGTGCTGTACGGCAAAGACATAGCAGAAACCTCTGTCTACAGCATGTGTCTCGCTTGGTTTATAAAACTGTATCATGTTCGTGACAACTGTGGAGATGTGGCGGCCATTGCTCAA TACCTGCTGGGAGCTGTGGACATTGCTCTGATCGTCATGGCTGTTCTCCAGCTGTGTGTCTGCATCAGTTTTGCTGCTCTGGGCATCAAAGCTCTGATCAACAGGAAGAAGGAAGAG GGTGATGTTGAAGGTCAGCAGACACAGCTGAAGGACGTCCTCCTGACCAGTCCTGGTGCTTAA
- the LOC121946315 gene encoding uncharacterized protein LOC121946315 isoform X1, which translates to MAVSMTKADGVAVFTVTSDPQSVCPPMCQILKALCYNPVCCSVSQQLGRVQRSSQSILGALHIMVGLLNIGLGVILLCSHSGSWYQMDETVFPLWLGAIFVLFGIIGIVSEKCPSPCLVIINAILNLAGIGFAIAAIVLYSINIANVGLWWMCHRDEYDYYSYSRSTTTPSPGEEVMKERCLEAKENILMLLRSMNAVLIVLSALELCLVISSAVMSIKALRSRGKEGNKQIGEPELYKPLLEEVTSNPVA; encoded by the exons ATGGCTGTGTCCATGACGAAGGCGGACGGGGTCGCCGtgttcactgtgacctctgacccccagAGCGTTTGTCCTCCAATGTGCCAAATCCTTAAAGCCCTTTGCTACAACCCTGTGTGCTGCTCTGTGTCTCAGCAGCTGGGGAGGGTCCAGAGATCTTCCCAGTCAATACTGGGG GCTCTGCACATCATGGTTGGGTTGCTCAACATCGGCCTCGGAGTGATCCTCCTGTGCAGTCACAGCGGCTCCTGGTACCAGATGGATGAAACCGTGTTTCCTCTTTGGCTTGGAGCTATA tttgtgttgtttggcATCATTGGCATTGTGTCTGAGAAATGCCCCAGCCCGTGCTTG GTCATCATCAATGCGATCCTGAATCTAGCGGGAATTGGTTTTGCCATCGCTGCCATCGTACTCTACAGCATCAATATAGCAAACGTGGGCCTGTGGTGGATGTGCCACAGGGACGAATATGATTACTATTCGTACAGCAGATCCACTACAACTCCATCTCCTGGAGAGGAGGTCATGAAGGAGCGCTGCTTGGAggccaaagaaaacattttg ATGCTCTTGAGAAGCATGAACGCTGTGCTGATTGTCCTGTCGGCCCTGGAGCTCTGCCTCGTCATCAGCTCCGCCGTCATGAGCATCAAGGCTCTGAGGAGCCGCGGGAAAGAAGGAAACAAG caGATTGGTGAGCCGGAGCTCTATAAACCACTGCTGGAGGAAGTCACCAGTAACCCTGTTGCCTAA
- the LOC121946315 gene encoding uncharacterized protein LOC121946315 isoform X2, whose product MAVSMTKADGVAVFTVTSDPQSVCPPMCQILKALCYNPVCCSVSQQLGRVQRSSQSILGALHIMVGLLNIGLGVILLCSHSGSWYQMDETVFPLWLGAIFVLFGIIGIVSEKCPSPCLVIINAILNLAGIGFAIAAIVLYSINIANVGLWWMCHRDEYDYYSYSRSTTTPSPGEEVMKERCLEAKENILMLLRSMNAVLIVLSALELCLVISSAVMSIKALRSRGKEGNKIGEPELYKPLLEEVTSNPVA is encoded by the exons ATGGCTGTGTCCATGACGAAGGCGGACGGGGTCGCCGtgttcactgtgacctctgacccccagAGCGTTTGTCCTCCAATGTGCCAAATCCTTAAAGCCCTTTGCTACAACCCTGTGTGCTGCTCTGTGTCTCAGCAGCTGGGGAGGGTCCAGAGATCTTCCCAGTCAATACTGGGG GCTCTGCACATCATGGTTGGGTTGCTCAACATCGGCCTCGGAGTGATCCTCCTGTGCAGTCACAGCGGCTCCTGGTACCAGATGGATGAAACCGTGTTTCCTCTTTGGCTTGGAGCTATA tttgtgttgtttggcATCATTGGCATTGTGTCTGAGAAATGCCCCAGCCCGTGCTTG GTCATCATCAATGCGATCCTGAATCTAGCGGGAATTGGTTTTGCCATCGCTGCCATCGTACTCTACAGCATCAATATAGCAAACGTGGGCCTGTGGTGGATGTGCCACAGGGACGAATATGATTACTATTCGTACAGCAGATCCACTACAACTCCATCTCCTGGAGAGGAGGTCATGAAGGAGCGCTGCTTGGAggccaaagaaaacattttg ATGCTCTTGAGAAGCATGAACGCTGTGCTGATTGTCCTGTCGGCCCTGGAGCTCTGCCTCGTCATCAGCTCCGCCGTCATGAGCATCAAGGCTCTGAGGAGCCGCGGGAAAGAAGGAAACAAG ATTGGTGAGCCGGAGCTCTATAAACCACTGCTGGAGGAAGTCACCAGTAACCCTGTTGCCTAA